In Nostoc piscinale CENA21, the genomic stretch GGTTATTATTACAACACTGAGGTAGGTAAAAGCAATACCAAAAATAATGATCGAGATTTTATTCAAAAAGCATTAGCAGGAGAAAGCAATATATCAGATCCCTTCATCAGTCGGACTACAGGTATTCCTTCTGTCGCAATTTCTGCTCCTATCCGTCAAAGTTACGATTTTAAAAGTCGTCCCATAGCGGTGATGAACGGTAGTTTAAAAGTACACCGAATTGCTCAAGTAGTTAACAAACTGCGTTACGGTAATCTGAGTTACGCCTTTGCACTTAACTCTCAGGGAGAACCAATTATTCATCCGAAAGTGATGTCAACGCAAGAAAAACCTGCTCCTAGTTTTCTCAACTCAACCGACTCTAGCTTGGCGGAACTAGCTCGACGGATGGTAAACAAAGAGGAAAGAATTGAGCTGATTTCTATTGATGGAACTTACAAATATGTTGCTTATGTTCATCTCAAACAAGCAAATTGGTCAATAGCTTTAGTTATACCGCGAGAAAATATCGAATCTCAACTCCAAGCACTGAACTTACTAACTTCAATATTAGGTGGACTGCTGGCGGTAGGAACAATTATTGCTTGGCGACAAATACAACTATCTCAAAAAGCCAAAATTCAAGTTGTAATGCTGAGTCAACAACAAAAAACATTACAACAACAAGCACAAGATTTAGAACAGGCCTTACAAGAATTAAAACAAACTCAAGCTCAGTTGATTCAAGCTGAAAAAATGTCTAGTTTAAGTCAACTAGTTGCCGGAGTAGCCCACGAAATTAACAACCCAATCAGTTTTATTTATAGTAATATTGAACCTGCTCAAGAATATATTGCAGACTTACTCAGATTTTTAGAACTTTATCAACATCACTACCCAGAACCAGTACCAGAAATTCAAGATGAAGCAGAAGTTATTGAATTGGATTTTTTGATAGAAGATTTGCCAAATTTACTTAATTCGATGAAAGTTGGCGCTGACAGAATTAAACAAATCGTACTGTCTTTGCGGAATTTTTCTCGTTTAGATGAGGCAGAAATGAAACTGGTTGATATCCATGAAGGTATTGATAGTACACTCATGTTTTTACAAAGCCAACTCAAAGCGACACCCAACCATCCAGAAATTGTAGTTATCAAAGAATATACTGATTTGCCACTGGTAGAATGCTATGCAGGAGAACTAAATCAGGTGTTTATTAGTTTGCTGACAAATGCGATTGATGCCATAGAAGAGTCTTTTATTCATTTGTCACCAAATCAAGACAGACGGACAGGTAAAATTCACATTAAAACTGAACTTACTGCTAATCAACAAGTCATTATTCGCATTATTGATAATGGGATTGGGATTCCTGAAAATTTACAAAAACAACTATTCAATCCCTTTTTTACTACTAAACCCGTTGGCAAAGGTACAGGTTTGGCTTTATCTATTAGTTATCAGATTGTGACTGAAAAACATCAGGGGAAAATGGAATGTCATTCTACTGTCGGTAAAGGTACAGAATTTGTGATGATAATTCCCATCAGTCAAGAAAGGTTGCTGGCGGCTTGAAGTAGGTTACAGGTAATAACGATAGGTTTCGATACCAAAGTTTTTGTCCTACAACATTTATAATTATTTGGTCATCTGTCGTATGACAAATGACCAATGACAAATGACCCTAAATTAAATTCTTGATCGCACAAACTTTTCTAACCTATCCAAGCCTTTTTCGATTGTGGCTAAATCGGTGGCGTAGGAAAGGCGAATGTTATTATCTGCACCAAAAGCAATTCCGGGAATGACTGCAACTTGATGTTCTTCAATCAAAGCGTCGCAAAATTCTAGAGATTTGAGTCCGGTTTTGCTGATGTCGGGGAACAGATAAAAAGCGCCGTCTGGTTTGGGACAATATAAACCGGGAATGGCGTTGATTCGCTCTAGCATGACTTGTCGCCGCTTGGTGAAAGCTTGCAACATTTCAGCTACACAGTCTTGAGATTCTTCTAAAGCGGCGATCGCACCATATTGAGCAAAGGTACATACATTAGATGTACTATGCCCTTGAATGGAATTGGTAGCTTTAATAATCTCGACTGGCCCGGCTAGGTAACCCAAGCGCCAACCTGTCATAGAATAAGCTTTGGCAAACCCATTACTAATAAAGGTGCGCTCAAAAATTTCTTGTCCAAGGGAACCAATACTGAGATGTTCTGCACCGTCGTAGAGAATTTTTTCGTAAATCTCATCGGAGACTACATAGATATCTGCATCAACTATTACCTGTGCCAAAGCTTTAATTTCCTCTGGCGTGTAAACCATCCCGGTGGGGTTGGATGGGGAGTTGAGGACAAATAACTTGGTTTTGGGGGTGATGGCTTGGCGCAGTTGTTCCGGTGTAATTTTATAGCCTGTGGAAGCGTCGGTGTTGACAATCACGGAGACACCACCTGCTAAAGTTACCATTTCGGGATAACTCAGCCAATAGGGAGCCGGAATAATTACCTCATCACCCGGATCGATGAGTGCCATGATCAAGTTGTACAAAGAATGTTTACCGCCATTGGTGACGATGACATTTTCTGCTTTGTAATCTAAACCGTTATCAGATTTCAGCTTTTGGGCGATCGCTTCCCTTAACTTTGGTTCTCCAGGTGCAGGGCCATACTTGGTTTTACCTTCTGCCAAAGCCTTTGCTGCTGCGGCTTTAATATGTGCTGGGGTGTCAAAATCCGGTTCACCAGCACTAAAACTACAAACATCTATACCTTCTGCCTTCATCGCCTTAGCTTTAGCTGCGATCGCTAAGGTTAAAGAAGGTTTTACCTGACTTACTCTTGCTGCCAGTTTCATTCTTACTTATTCTTTGGCAAATCTCTCACTTATCTTAGGATATCCCAGAAACCCTACCAAGATTTGTCTTTTGGCGAATTCCTTTTCATATTTATATTTTTCGTTCTAATCTACACCAGGATGTTCAACACTGTCTTAGGGTAAATAGCAATCCTAAATGATTTACAAATATCTCTCTCCCTTGTCCTCCTTGCCTCGTCTCCCTTGTCTCTATTTATTTGCATATCTAAATAGATTAAATTCTTGTAAGGTAGACATCTTGCCTGCCCATGTGATGCAAATTAAATGTCCATCAGCATTTATTTTGTCTCCATCCAATTTTCACCGGCGCGAACTTCTACCAGTAATGGCACAGTTAAAGTTACTGCACCTTCCATGACTGATTTAATTTGTGGTTGCAATTCTTTCCATTCGTGAGGCGGAACCTCAAACACTAATTCGTCATGAACCTGCAATAATAAACGTGCTTGATATTGTTTTAAAATTTCATGCAATCTCACCATTGCAATTTTGATAATATCAGCACTTGAGCCTTGAATGGGTGCGTTGGCAGCAGAACGAAGTAAGCCAGCATCAAAAGCACCTAAATTTTTTAATTTACTCAAGTCAATATCTGCGGGATTGGTATTTTTTAACTTGCGTAAACTATTGGTTTGGAAATCAAAATAACGCCGACGACCGAGGATAGTTTCAACATAACCTTGTGCGATCGCTTGTTTTTTAACTCCCTCTAAATATGCAAATACTTTAGCATATCGTTCGTTAAATCGCTTAATAAATTCATTAGCAACATTTTTATCTATTCCCGTGGAACGTGAGAATTTCAGTGAACCCATACCATAAATTACGCCAAAGTTAATTGTCTTGGCTATTCTTCTTTCATCTGCGGAAACATCTTCTTTTTCAAATACTAATCGTGCTGTGACTGTGTGAATATCTTCGTTTTGCTGATAGGCTTGTACTAACAATGGTTCTTGACTCAAATGTGCTAATATTCGCAACTCAATTTGTGAGTAGTCAGCAGCTACCATTAAGTAATTTTTTTCTGGTAAAAATGCTTTGCGAATTTGCCGACTAAAAGCTGTTCTGATAGGTATATTTTGCAAATTTGGGTTAGAAGAAGATAACCTGCCAGTTGATGTTGCAGTTTGGTTAAAATCTGTATGTATACGTTGAGTATCTTGACGTACCAATGCTGGCAATGCGTCTACATAAGTAGATTTTAATTTAGACAATGTACGATACTCAATTATCGCTTCTACAAACCCAGTGTTATCAACTTCTAATAGTTTTTCTAAAGTTGCAGCATCGGTAGAATAACCAGTTTGAATTTTGCGAGAATATTTCGTACTTAACCCTAATTTTTCAAACAAGATTTGGCTTAATTTTTTCGGAGAACCTAAGTTAAATTTTTCGCCAGCAATTTCCGTTGCCTTCTCTTCTATTCTTTTTAAATCTACTTCTAATTGTTGTGAGAGTTCTTGCAAATAAGCAGAATCAATACGTACACCTGTGTATTCCATCTCTGCGAGAACGGCCTCTAATGGCTGTTCTATTTCTAGTAATAATTTTGATAAATCTGGAAACTTATCTAGTTCTACACGCAATTTTGGTACTAGTTGCCATGTTGCATGAACTTGCAAACAACAATAATTGGCGACAGATGCAATATCGATATCAGCAATAGTTTTTCCCTTGGGAACCAAATCAAGATAATTTTGGATAGTCAAACCCAAGTAACGCAAAGCTAAATCACTTAAATTATGGCTCGTATCGGGATTTAAAACGTAACTAGCCAGCATCGGGTCAAAGACAATTCCTGCTAAATTAATTCCTTGACAGCGAAATACTAAGCGGTCAAATTTACCATTTTGAAAGGTCTTAGGATAATTAGCACTTTCTAAAATTGGACGTAGTGCTGTAAGTGCTATTTCCGGAATTAAATTTTCCCCATTTTTGTGTGCTAGGGGAATATATGCTGATTCATCTGGTTGCATTCCCCAACAACAACCAATTCCGACTAAATCTGCATCTCGTGGTTCTAAATCACTGGTTTCTGTATCCCAAGCCACTGGGTTTGCAGGGTCGGTAAATTGTTGCAATATATTTACTAATTCAATTAGTTTAGCTTCAGTACTAATTATCCGTGGCTGAATTTCTGAAACTGGTTGCTGTTGGTATGCTGCTGTTTCAGCAGCAGTAAAAAATGATAAATCAGCATCGTCATCATCGGTGCTTATTGCTTCCACATTGGCGGGAATTTCTGGGACTTCACCACCAAATTTCTGCTGAATTTCGTTGACTTTTTTTTAAAAAGGTATTGAACTCTAGTTTTTCTAAAATCGGAGTGAGAATAGTTGTGTCGAATCCTATGAGTTTGCAGTTATCTAAATTAACTTCGAGAGGTACTTCGGTGACTATTTGTGCTAAATATTGCGACTTTTTAGCATCCTCTTGACCTTCGGTGAGTTTTTTTTGGGTTGCACCTTTAATTTCCGCTATTGCTGCATAAATATTCTCCAAAGAACCATAAGTATTTAATAGCTGAACTGCCGTTTTTTCGCCTATGCCTTTCACACCAGGAATATTATCTGACTTATCACCACACAAAGCTTTAAAATCGACGATTTGTGTAGGTAATACGCCTAATTTTTCTTTAACTTGTTCTGTACTAAATTCTGTAATACTATTTGTGGCGCGTTTTAGTGCATCGGGACTAAAGTTTAAAACGGTAATTTCTTTGTCTGGGTCAATGAGTTGAAATAAATCGCGATCGCCTGTTAAAATTTTCACCTTATAACCAGCCGCCGTGGCTTTTTGCGCTAAAGTTCCCAACACATCATCAGCTTCGTAACCAGGCGCAGTAAAAATCTTTAGGTTCAAGCCTTCGAGTAATTCGTGCAGATTTTTTAAATCAGGAACAAAGTCTTCTGGTGTCCCCGGACGGTCGGCTTTGTATGTATCATCAGCTTCGTGGCGGAAAGTCGGTAAACCCAAATCAAATGCGACAGCCATTGCTTGTGGCTGCTGCGTTGTCATTACTTCCAGCAACGATTTGAGAAAGCCAAAGCATACACTCGTCGGTATCCCTGTTTTAGTTCGCAGTCCGCCGTCTCGTCCTTTGGCGAAAGCAAAATAAGAACGAAATGCTAAAGAATGTCCATCAACTAAGATGAAGGTGGGGCGTGTTGTAGTTAAAGCAGCAGAATTTTCAGACATATTTATATTGTAGCGAATAATGTGGAATTAAAGAGTTTATCAGTCAGAATTAGAGGATAAAATTAACCGTAGATGAACGCAAATGTTTTTGATTATTGTCTGACGTTTTCTGTGTTATTCCACCACAATGATTTGTTTGTCATTTCAATATTTATCCTCAGCCGAATTTAATTGTATTCTGAATAATAACTCCTAACTTGTAAAGTGATTTTTGCAGTCTTCTTCTAGATATAAATATTAGTTATTCCCTTAGTCAGAAGAGTTTTTTAATTCTCCTCTCTAAAGTAAACCCAGATAGAGAGATTTTTGACAATAGCAATCATATCTTATTAATGAATTGAGTGATAGCGGTTTGATCTGCTGATGAAAAAATCATTGGCGTACCCTTCGGGAAGCCGCTACCGCGTCTATATCGACAGTTAATTATTTTTATCTCATCACTGACCACAAATTTTTTATCAACATCCCAAATCTTAATTGCAATTATTTTAAGTTAGGAAAACAATTATGACTACACAAGAAGAATTGCATCAATGGTATGAATTAGCCCAACAGTTACGTATTGATAGTATTCGCGCCACAACAATTGCTGGTTCTGGTCATCCGACATCATCTATGTCGGCGGCGGATTTGATGGCGGTTTTACTGACCAAATATTTTCATTACGATTTTGAGCATCCCGAAAATCCCAATAATGATCGCCTGATTTTTTCTAAAGGTCACGCTGCACCATTGCTTTATTCTATGTACAAAGCGGCCGGTGTGATTAACGATGAAGAATTGCGATCGCTGCGAAAATTGGGTAGTCGTTTAGAAGGTCATCCCACACCTATTTTACCTTGGGTAGATGTGGCAACTGGTTCTCTAGGACAAGGCTTACCCATTGCTGTGGGGTTAGCTTTAGCCGGGAAATATCTCGACCAACTTCCTTATCATGTCTGGGTACTACTGGGAGATAGTGAAACCGCCGAAGGTTCGGTTTGGGAAGCCTTTGACCACGCTGCACACTACACCTTAGATAATTTAATTGCGATTATTGATGTCAACCGCTTGGGTCAACGGGGTCAAACGGAATTAGGCTGGAATACACAAGCATACTCTCAGCGTGCCAAAGCCTTTGGTTGGCAAGCCATCGAAATTGATGGACATGATTTTAGCCAAATCGATCATGCCATGAGTACCGCGATCGCAGTTAATGATCGCCCGACAGTCATTATCGCCCGTACCAAGAAAGGTCAAGGCGTAGCTAGTTTAGAAGATTTAGGCGGTTGGCATGGTAAAGCTTTAAAACCAGAACAAGAACAACAAGCAATTGCCGAATTAGGCGGTGAACGTCAGATAATTATCCAAGTTCATCAACCAGAAACCCAAGAACCGGTTCCTACGGGTAAAGCCCAACCCCTGCAACTTCCTAGTTATGAAAAAGGCGCAAAAGTAGCCACACGTCGGGCTTATGGCGATGCTTTAAAAGCGTTAGGCAATGCTCAACCAGATGTAGTTGCCCTTGACGCTGAGGTCAGTAATTCCACTTATGTCGAAGATTTCGCCGAAGCTTTTCCCGAACGCTACTTTGAAATGTACATTGCCGAACAACAAATGATTGCGGCGGCGGTGGGTTTGCAAGTCAGAAAATATAAACCCTTTGCCTCTACTTTTGCTGCCTTTTTAACCCGCGCCTACGATTTTATCAGGATGGCGGCTGTGTCTCGCGCCAACATTAAATTAATGGGTTCTCATGCTGGTGTATCTATCGGTCAAGATGGAGCTTCGCAAATGGGATTAGAAGATTTAGCCGCTTTTCGGGCTGTGTGGAGTAGCACTGTATTGTATCCCAGCGATGCAAATCAAACCGCCAAACTAGTAGCGCAAATGAGCGATCGCCAAGGTATTGTTTACTTACGCACAACCCGCGAAGCTACACCCGTCATTTATGGTGCGGAAGAAGAATTTTCCATTGGTGGTAGTAAAGTGATTCGCAGTTCTGACCAAGACCAAGCCACTATCATTGGTGCCGGCATTACTTTACATGAAGCCCTCAAAGCTTACGAACAACTGAAAAACGACGGAATCACAGTCCGCATCATCGATGCTTATTCAGTTAAACCCATTGATGTGTCAACCCTACATCAAGCTGCACAAGACACCGAAGGTAACTTAGTTGTAGTTGAAGATCATTGGCTAGAGGGCGGATTAGGTGCGGCGGTACTGGATGCTTTCGCTGGTGTTGGAGAAATGCCAACCTACGAAGGGCCACAACTACAACTGATCAAATTAGCCGTGAGTGAAATGCCCACATCAGGAACCCCAGAAGAATTACTCCACGCCGCCAAAATCGATGCTGATGCCATAATTGCCGCAGTGCGATCGCTAGTTAAACATCCACTGAGTACGAAGTTCTGAGTGGGATTAGACAAGATTGAGGGGGTAGACAAGGTAGAATGATTGCTTCCTTGTCTCCCTTGTCTTTGTTGAATCTATCACTGAATGTTGCGGCCTCAGTAGCTAATGCCCAGGGACTTCTAAATCAAAAAATCATCAAATAAAATTCAACAACTTTATAGGGCTTACGCAAAAACCCTATCAAATCCTCTTAACTTCGTGTCCTTTGCGGTTCGTTTTTTCATGATTCTGCGTAAGTCCTGCTTTATTAAAATTCATCAGGGATTTTGTGAGTTATTATTACCCAAGTATTTAGCTTTTAATTCTTCTAATTCTTGATCTATTTCGCTGTTACTTGTAGGTGGCGATGTGGTATTTTTCGGCTGTACCTGATTTGGTTGAGATTTCCCGCCCATAAATTGAGTTTTTAATTCTTCTAATTCTAAATCAATTTGGCTTGGTGTTTTGCTCACAATTTGAGGTGGTAAAGTTGGTGATGACTGTACCTGGGATTTTACAGGTATATGTGGTTTATTTGTTGGCGCAGACTGGGTATTTAATTCTTGTAAAACTTCATCTACTGTTTGATAACGTCTAGCGGGAATGCTTTCTAGCATTTTATTGAGAATACGGCTTAAATGAGGACTCACAGGAGTAGCTAAATATTGTTGCCAAGCCCAAGTATCACTATTAGCATCATAAGAATCAAAAGGCGATCGCCCAGTTAACAAGTTAATACAAGTAGCTCCCAAGCTATAAATATCACTGCCAAAAATTGCTCTACCTCTAATTTGTTCTGGTGCCACATATTCAGGACTACCAATACTCGTACCAGTATGATTTAAAGCTGTACCCGTTGCCGATTTTGCCGCACCAAAATCGACTAAAACAAGTTTGCGATCGCTCTCACGTAAAATAATATTTTCTGGTTTAATATCACGGTGGATTACTTGTCTAGCATGGCAAAACTGCAACACCAATAATAAATCATGCAATAGTTGATAAATCTGCGTTTCGCTAAAAGTTCCATTTTGGGACAACTCCTGCGCTAAATTTAACCCATTAATAAATTCTTGTACCAAATACTGCCGATCATCTTGGGTAAAATATGCCAAAAGTTCTGGAATTTGTGGATGTTTACCCAATTCATCCAACTGCACAGCTTCT encodes the following:
- a CDS encoding pyridoxal phosphate-dependent aminotransferase; translated protein: MKLAARVSQVKPSLTLAIAAKAKAMKAEGIDVCSFSAGEPDFDTPAHIKAAAAKALAEGKTKYGPAPGEPKLREAIAQKLKSDNGLDYKAENVIVTNGGKHSLYNLIMALIDPGDEVIIPAPYWLSYPEMVTLAGGVSVIVNTDASTGYKITPEQLRQAITPKTKLFVLNSPSNPTGMVYTPEEIKALAQVIVDADIYVVSDEIYEKILYDGAEHLSIGSLGQEIFERTFISNGFAKAYSMTGWRLGYLAGPVEIIKATNSIQGHSTSNVCTFAQYGAIAALEESQDCVAEMLQAFTKRRQVMLERINAIPGLYCPKPDGAFYLFPDISKTGLKSLEFCDALIEEHQVAVIPGIAFGADNNIRLSYATDLATIEKGLDRLEKFVRSRI
- a CDS encoding transketolase — protein: MTTQEELHQWYELAQQLRIDSIRATTIAGSGHPTSSMSAADLMAVLLTKYFHYDFEHPENPNNDRLIFSKGHAAPLLYSMYKAAGVINDEELRSLRKLGSRLEGHPTPILPWVDVATGSLGQGLPIAVGLALAGKYLDQLPYHVWVLLGDSETAEGSVWEAFDHAAHYTLDNLIAIIDVNRLGQRGQTELGWNTQAYSQRAKAFGWQAIEIDGHDFSQIDHAMSTAIAVNDRPTVIIARTKKGQGVASLEDLGGWHGKALKPEQEQQAIAELGGERQIIIQVHQPETQEPVPTGKAQPLQLPSYEKGAKVATRRAYGDALKALGNAQPDVVALDAEVSNSTYVEDFAEAFPERYFEMYIAEQQMIAAAVGLQVRKYKPFASTFAAFLTRAYDFIRMAAVSRANIKLMGSHAGVSIGQDGASQMGLEDLAAFRAVWSSTVLYPSDANQTAKLVAQMSDRQGIVYLRTTREATPVIYGAEEEFSIGGSKVIRSSDQDQATIIGAGITLHEALKAYEQLKNDGITVRIIDAYSVKPIDVSTLHQAAQDTEGNLVVVEDHWLEGGLGAAVLDAFAGVGEMPTYEGPQLQLIKLAVSEMPTSGTPEELLHAAKIDADAIIAAVRSLVKHPLSTKF
- a CDS encoding sensor histidine kinase, whose translation is MSYLFPKAIKINQSQTTSTTPIPNIRTPLILIACTLAIGIVGWTSYLVVRKLIIQQLQEKALLQVRQGTDEIDQWLAICSTTIQTIANTDAARSLNWRLIEPLLQSEVKRTDDFFKISLSLPDGYYYNTEVGKSNTKNNDRDFIQKALAGESNISDPFISRTTGIPSVAISAPIRQSYDFKSRPIAVMNGSLKVHRIAQVVNKLRYGNLSYAFALNSQGEPIIHPKVMSTQEKPAPSFLNSTDSSLAELARRMVNKEERIELISIDGTYKYVAYVHLKQANWSIALVIPRENIESQLQALNLLTSILGGLLAVGTIIAWRQIQLSQKAKIQVVMLSQQQKTLQQQAQDLEQALQELKQTQAQLIQAEKMSSLSQLVAGVAHEINNPISFIYSNIEPAQEYIADLLRFLELYQHHYPEPVPEIQDEAEVIELDFLIEDLPNLLNSMKVGADRIKQIVLSLRNFSRLDEAEMKLVDIHEGIDSTLMFLQSQLKATPNHPEIVVIKEYTDLPLVECYAGELNQVFISLLTNAIDAIEESFIHLSPNQDRRTGKIHIKTELTANQQVIIRIIDNGIGIPENLQKQLFNPFFTTKPVGKGTGLALSISYQIVTEKHQGKMECHSTVGKGTEFVMIIPISQERLLAA
- a CDS encoding serine/threonine-protein kinase; amino-acid sequence: MSYCLNPRCPKPENPTDVKFCTTCGSKLLLKERYRAIRPIGQGGFGRTFLAVDEDKPSKPRCVIKQFYPQAQGTNTVKKAVELFNQEAVQLDELGKHPQIPELLAYFTQDDRQYLVQEFINGLNLAQELSQNGTFSETQIYQLLHDLLLVLQFCHARQVIHRDIKPENIILRESDRKLVLVDFGAAKSATGTALNHTGTSIGSPEYVAPEQIRGRAIFGSDIYSLGATCINLLTGRSPFDSYDANSDTWAWQQYLATPVSPHLSRILNKMLESIPARRYQTVDEVLQELNTQSAPTNKPHIPVKSQVQSSPTLPPQIVSKTPSQIDLELEELKTQFMGGKSQPNQVQPKNTTSPPTSNSEIDQELEELKAKYLGNNNSQNP